The genomic interval ATCCCAGCGCGTGCGATCCTGGTCGGCGAGCAGCACTGGGTCCCCGTGCGCGTCAGTGCGGGCGGGAAAGCGCGCAGCGGTGAGCTCCATCAGCGCGATCAGCCCGTGCACTTCCGGCTCACGCGGCAGCAGACCGGCCACGATGCGGGTCAATCTGGTGGCCTCGCGTCCGAGGTCTGGCCGAATCCAATCGTCCCCCGAACTGGCAGTGTGCGCCTCGTTGAAGATCAGGTACAGCACGCCGAGCACGGCGGCGAGGCGCTGGCCGTGCTCCTCTCGCGGCGGAAGTTCGAACGGCACTTTCGCCGCTGCGAGGGTCTTCTTCGCCCGCACGATGCGCTGCTGCACCGTGGCGACGGGCACGAGGAACGCTCGTCCGATCTGCTCGGACGTCAGACCGCCGACGACCCGCAGCGTCAGCGCCACCTGGGCCTCCCGCGAGAGCACAGGGTGGCACGCGATGAAGATCAGCCGCAGCACGTCGTCGTCGATGGCATCCGGATCCCACGGCGCAGCATCCGACGCCTGCTCGCGCTCGAGATCGTGCGCGATCACCGCGAGGCGGTCGTCGTAGCGCTCCCGGCGTCGCCAGCCGTCGATCGCCCGGCGCTTCGCGACGGCGGTCAGCCACGCGGCGGGGTTGGCGGGCACGCCCGCATCTGGCCACTGCTGCAGCGCCTCTGTGAGGGCATCCTGCGCAAGGTCCTCGGCCAACGCGAAGTCGCCGGTGAGACGGGTGAGGGTCGCCACGATCTTGGCGGACTCGATGCTCCACACCGCGGCGACGGCGCGCTCGGCGGCAGTCCTGCCGTCCGAGCGCGCCGTGTCATCGGTCATGATCGGGCTCTCAACCCTGCGCGCGGCCGGCCTGCTCTTCGCGCCAGCCCTCTTCCTTCTGCACCCACTCGTTGTCGGCGGGAAAGTCCTCGGGTCCGGTGACGCGACGCACCTCGAGGAAGCTGCCGGGTCCGAGGGGTGCGCGGCTCGCCCACTCAGCGGCCTCTTCACGAGTACGGGTCTCGATGATCCAGAAGCCGTTGAACAGCTCCTTCGTCTCGCCGTAAGGGCCGTCGGTGATGAGTGGCGTCTCGGCGCTGAAGTCGACGACGAAGCCCTCCGCCGCATCGGTGAGTCCCTCACCGGCCAGCAGCACGCCGGCCTTCATCATCGACTCGTTGTAGCGGCCCATCTCGGCGATGATCTCCTCGAAGGGACGCTCGGTGTACTCCTGCACGGCGTCGTCGGTGGCGCGCATGATAAGCATGAACTTCATGATGTGTTCTCCTTGTCGAGGGGCCGTCGTTCGACCCTCTCACTAAGGACGTCGAACGAGAAAGGCCAGGATCGACATCCGCGAGAAACTTCTCTGAAATTCTTTCCGTGTGAGGTTCCGGCGCGTGAGTACAGCTGCTGCCGCCGGAACGAAGAAGGGGCCGCTCTCGCGACCCCTTCTCTCACTCCCACTCGATGGTTGCCGGCGGCTTCGACGTCACGTCGAGCACGACGCGGTTGACCTCGCGCACCTCGTTGGTGATGCGGTTCGAGATCTTCGACAGCACGTCGTACGGCAGGCGGGTCCAATCGGCGGTCATGGCATCTTCCGATGACACCGGTCGCAGCACGATCGGATGCCCGTAGGTGCGGCCATCCCCCTGCACGCCCACCGAGCGGACGTCAGCGAGCAGCACCACGGGGCACTGCCAGATCGTCTGGTCGAGGCCGGCCTTGGTGAGCTCCTCGCGGGCGATGGCGTCGGCCTCGCGCAGGATGTCGAGACGCTCGC from Microbacterium sp. H1-D42 carries:
- a CDS encoding RNA polymerase sigma factor, which translates into the protein MTDDTARSDGRTAAERAVAAVWSIESAKIVATLTRLTGDFALAEDLAQDALTEALQQWPDAGVPANPAAWLTAVAKRRAIDGWRRRERYDDRLAVIAHDLEREQASDAAPWDPDAIDDDVLRLIFIACHPVLSREAQVALTLRVVGGLTSEQIGRAFLVPVATVQQRIVRAKKTLAAAKVPFELPPREEHGQRLAAVLGVLYLIFNEAHTASSGDDWIRPDLGREATRLTRIVAGLLPREPEVHGLIALMELTAARFPARTDAHGDPVLLADQDRTRWDRSAISRGRAALERVDAIGRGRGGYALQASIAECHAVAPSVDDTDWERIVLLYEALGQVTPSPVIELNRAAAVAMATGPASALRIVDRLSASDALRGYHLLPATRGELLLRLGRDDEARAEFAVAARLAGNDRERALLQQKALP
- a CDS encoding YciI family protein; this translates as MKFMLIMRATDDAVQEYTERPFEEIIAEMGRYNESMMKAGVLLAGEGLTDAAEGFVVDFSAETPLITDGPYGETKELFNGFWIIETRTREEAAEWASRAPLGPGSFLEVRRVTGPEDFPADNEWVQKEEGWREEQAGRAQG